From the Desulfurellaceae bacterium genome, one window contains:
- the eno gene encoding phosphopyruvate hydratase, with protein sequence MTETRISAVTGRRVWDSRGRPTVEAEVRLTGGAIGRAIAPAGASRGSHEATDLRDGGPLLGGLGVEQAVHNLRGAIGQQLLGLDASDQAGVDAALIALDGTPNKKRLGANALIAVSMAVLHAAAQAAGLPLWRYVSGGKPVRLPLPEIQIFGGGAHAGRRTDIQDFMIMPVGATSFDQALVMTAEVYHAAGRLMAADDRLAGVADEGGWWPLFASNEEALSCLVRAIEAAGYIPGEQVAIALDVAASEFGSTAGYALGLEHRRLDTDGLIELLLGWIERYPIVAVEDPLAEDDHDGMRRFTAAVGDRVQVIGDDYLVTDARRIAQAAERGSCNAALIKPNQVGTITETQAALEAAKAAGWRTIVSARSGESEDVTIVHLATGWDAGQLKVGSIARTERTAKWNEALRIEEALGSAARFAGRSVLSAAGRGLV encoded by the coding sequence ATGACTGAGACCAGGATCAGTGCGGTGACCGGCCGACGGGTGTGGGATTCGCGCGGCCGTCCCACGGTCGAGGCCGAGGTCCGTCTGACCGGCGGCGCGATTGGTCGGGCGATTGCTCCGGCTGGGGCTTCGCGCGGGAGCCATGAGGCTACCGATCTGCGCGACGGTGGGCCCCTGCTGGGCGGTCTGGGAGTCGAGCAGGCCGTACACAATCTGCGCGGTGCCATAGGCCAACAGCTTCTGGGGCTGGATGCGAGCGATCAGGCCGGTGTGGACGCGGCTCTGATTGCTCTGGACGGAACGCCCAATAAAAAACGTCTCGGCGCCAACGCCCTGATTGCCGTTTCCATGGCGGTTCTGCACGCGGCCGCTCAGGCTGCCGGCCTGCCCCTGTGGCGGTATGTGTCTGGGGGGAAGCCGGTCCGGCTGCCGCTGCCGGAGATTCAGATTTTTGGCGGTGGGGCGCACGCCGGTCGCAGGACCGATATTCAAGACTTCATGATTATGCCTGTTGGGGCGACCAGCTTTGACCAAGCCCTGGTCATGACCGCCGAGGTCTACCACGCGGCGGGACGACTGATGGCGGCCGATGACCGTCTGGCCGGGGTGGCTGACGAGGGCGGCTGGTGGCCGCTGTTTGCCTCAAACGAGGAAGCCTTGAGTTGTCTTGTGCGGGCCATTGAAGCCGCAGGCTACATCCCTGGCGAGCAGGTGGCGATTGCCCTTGACGTGGCCGCCTCGGAGTTCGGTTCGACCGCCGGTTATGCATTAGGTCTGGAACACCGCCGTCTTGATACCGATGGCCTGATTGAGCTGCTGCTAGGCTGGATTGAGCGTTATCCGATTGTCGCTGTCGAAGACCCGCTGGCTGAGGATGATCATGACGGCATGCGACGTTTTACGGCTGCGGTCGGCGACCGGGTTCAGGTCATTGGCGACGACTATCTGGTCACCGACGCCCGGCGTATCGCTCAGGCGGCCGAGCGGGGGAGCTGTAATGCGGCGCTGATCAAGCCGAATCAGGTCGGCACGATTACGGAGACACAGGCGGCGCTTGAGGCGGCCAAGGCGGCCGGCTGGAGGACGATTGTCTCGGCCCGTTCTGGAGAGAGCGAAGACGTGACGATTGTCCACCTCGCCACCGGCTGGGACGCCGGGCAACTCAAGGTCGGGTCCATCGCCCGCACCGAGCGGACGGCAAAGTGGAACGAGGCGCTCCGTATTGAGGAAGCCTTGGGATCAGCGGCCCGCTTTGCCGGCCGGAGCGTCTTGTCGGCCGCCGGTCGTGGCCTCGTATGA
- a CDS encoding phosphotransferase gives MRDAISPHDLRQALVRMGLLKAGVRPALQPLSGGVSSDIVRVDLADGPICVKRALPQLRVAASWRAPVERNTFEVEWIRTAARFVPHGVPQILGVDREAGLFAMGYFDPRAYPVWKLQLRDGVIEPETARAVARCLVCIHAGTANDAQLATRFATDHIFHPIRLEPYLLATAEQHADCAEVLRDVIETTVANKRVLVHGDVSPKNILVGPHGPVLLDAECAWYGDPAFDLSFCLNHLLLKCVWRPHWSERYLTCFDSLADTYLAGVSWESAAAVEARAVRLLPGLLLGRIDGRSPVEYITAEADRRRVRTLAKRLLLRPVANLAALRNIWSQAMDGRAHD, from the coding sequence ATGAGGGATGCCATCTCGCCACACGATCTCCGTCAGGCGCTGGTCCGCATGGGGCTGCTCAAAGCAGGCGTTCGGCCCGCCTTGCAGCCGCTGAGCGGCGGGGTCTCGTCCGATATCGTCCGAGTCGATCTTGCTGACGGACCGATCTGCGTCAAGCGTGCTCTGCCTCAGCTGCGGGTTGCGGCAAGCTGGCGGGCGCCGGTGGAACGCAATACGTTTGAGGTTGAATGGATTCGGACTGCGGCCCGTTTTGTCCCTCACGGTGTCCCCCAGATTCTCGGCGTGGATCGAGAGGCCGGTCTGTTTGCGATGGGCTATTTTGATCCCCGGGCGTATCCGGTGTGGAAGCTGCAGCTGCGCGACGGCGTTATCGAACCCGAGACGGCTCGGGCCGTGGCCAGGTGTCTGGTGTGTATACATGCCGGCACCGCAAATGATGCGCAACTCGCCACTCGCTTTGCCACCGACCATATTTTTCATCCGATCCGATTGGAGCCCTACCTGTTGGCCACGGCTGAGCAACACGCCGATTGTGCCGAGGTGTTGAGAGACGTGATCGAGACGACGGTGGCCAACAAGCGGGTGCTGGTCCACGGTGATGTGAGTCCAAAGAATATCCTGGTCGGACCCCACGGCCCGGTGCTGCTCGATGCGGAGTGTGCCTGGTACGGCGATCCGGCCTTTGATCTCAGCTTTTGTCTGAACCACTTGCTGCTCAAGTGTGTGTGGCGACCACACTGGAGCGAGCGTTACCTGACCTGTTTTGACAGCCTGGCCGACACCTATCTGGCCGGGGTCAGCTGGGAATCCGCAGCCGCGGTCGAGGCCCGAGCGGTCCGTCTGCTGCCGGGGCTCTTGCTGGGGCGCATTGATGGCCGCTCACCGGTTGAGTACATCACTGCCGAGGCCGACCGCCGTCGTGTCCGCACGCTTGCCAAGCGTCTCCTGCTGCGCCCGGTCGCGAATCTGGCCGCTTTGCGGAATATCTGGTCGCAGGCAATGGACGGGAGAGCGCATGACTGA
- a CDS encoding type II toxin-antitoxin system HicA family toxin — translation MSTLLLCNLYYMNANEFRRWLRRRGCTFHTHKGGSGHVTVRLGDRTTQLPLHGGSKELGRGLVTKIKKDLELD, via the coding sequence ATGTCAACACTGCTGTTGTGCAATCTATACTATATGAACGCCAACGAGTTCCGGCGCTGGCTCAGGAGACGAGGCTGCACGTTTCATACGCACAAGGGAGGCAGTGGTCATGTCACAGTTCGACTCGGAGACCGCACGACTCAGCTGCCCCTGCACGGCGGCAGCAAGGAATTGGGCCGAGGGCTGGTAACCAAGATCAAGAAAGACCTGGAGTTGGACTGA
- a CDS encoding type II toxin-antitoxin system HicB family antitoxin yields MLTYPIVLEDDDGTLLATSPDFPELTTFGIDRDEALARAADALEEAIAARIHDGRDIPPPSQGRDVAVLPTLTAVKVMLYQGMREQGIGKAELARRLGWHLPQVDRVLDVQHNSRMDQLDAAMGAIGRRLYVRAS; encoded by the coding sequence ATGCTGACCTATCCTATTGTACTCGAAGACGACGATGGCACCCTGCTCGCTACGTCCCCGGACTTCCCGGAACTCACGACGTTTGGCATTGACAGAGACGAGGCACTCGCACGGGCGGCCGACGCGCTGGAGGAAGCGATAGCGGCTCGCATCCACGACGGCCGGGATATTCCGCCCCCTTCACAAGGACGGGATGTCGCGGTGCTGCCTACGCTCACCGCCGTCAAGGTGATGCTGTATCAGGGCATGCGGGAGCAGGGCATCGGCAAGGCAGAGCTGGCGCGTCGCCTCGGCTGGCACCTCCCACAGGTGGATCGGGTATTGGACGTGCAGCACAACTCGCGCATGGATCAGCTGGATGCGGCAATGGGCGCTATAGGCCGGCGCCTGTACGTTAGGGCTTCAG